The Mariluticola halotolerans nucleotide sequence CTCGAGGAGGCTGAGCTTAAACGCTTCCCAAGGGCCAGAGATTTGCTTGTGCTGACGGGCGTTGCTGTTCTGGAGAATTTTGGTTATCGCCAGATCAATAATCTTTGGCGTGTTCAGGGATATTGGCAGTATTTCCGTGCGGACACCAGTTGGGGTGATATGACGCGCACTGGATTTTCGGGCAAAAAATAGTAGCTCTTTGGCCGATATGCCGGGCTTCCGAGGAAACCCGGCATGTTGTTGTCAATCAGTAGTCAAACTGCTTGGCCAGCGAGAGTTTGAACGTTCGGCCACCTGAGCGATTGGTCGAGAGGTTTTCGCGATAGTCGGCGTTGAACAGGTTATCGACGCCAAATCGCACTTCGGTGCCTGTGAATGGTCCTGTCTCGGGCTTAAGGGAAGCAAAGAGGTTCACTTCCTGCCAGGCTTCGGCGGTGCCATCGGCCTGTGGGCCGCGTGCACCATTTTCAGGATAGATATACCTACCGACATCGGCCAGGGTGACCTGGACACCCGCTTCCAGATTCCATTCCGGATGTCGGCCGCCGAGGGTGGCAACGACCTTGTTTTGCGGCACCGTGGTCAGCGGTGTATTGGTCGACAGGTCGTTGCCGATGGTGAAGGTGTAGGCAAGATTTGCGAACAGATAATCGGAATTATAAGCGGCTTCAATCTCCAGACCATACAATTCCGCCTGGTTGATATTGCCGTAATAGCTTGGCTGCGGCGCACCAAATGCGACATTGGCATTGGACGCAATCATGTCAGAGATATGGTTGTAAAATACCGTCGTCTTGATCGCGGCTGTATCGCCTGAGGTGACCAGGTCGTATCCGGAGAGGGCAAAGCCCGCTTCGATCGAATTGGCTTTTTCCTTTCGCAGATCAAGACTTGGCGACTTTCCTGCACTACCTGCAGGGTTGCCCGGGTTGGGTGCCGATGCGGCTGAGGACGAATACAGCTCGTCAATCGTTGGCAGGCGTTCCGTATGGGCGACCGAGCCGAAGACGTTGATGTGGTCGTTGAACTCGTAAAGTGCGGCTAGTTTCGGCGATAATGCGTAGCCATCCTTGTCAGCGATGCCAGGTGTTTCCGAGGTGACCCAGTGACCATCGACACGCATGCCGCCGGTGATGGTCAGTTGATCATTCCAGATCAATTCATCCTGCGCGAAAAGGCCCAGCTTTTTCTCGTTGCCGTTCGGGTGGGTTGTGAAGGCGACATTGGGGGCTGCGGGGAAGAATACGCTGCGATCCTGCGAGCTGGCCTGCAGACCGAAGGTGAAGTAATTCTCGACATCTCCGCTGCTCCATTCGACGGTGTTGTCGGCTTTGAGCTGCAGGGTGCGGTAGCGGTAGTCTGTGTCGGCGAAGGTTCCGAATCTCGGGTCGCCGGGGGTGCCGATTGTCAACGGGCCG carries:
- a CDS encoding TonB-dependent receptor domain-containing protein: MRLAALRMALLGSAAMAAAILPQIANAQNVNATNITLLERLVIGAGTDKIAINTPQAVTVVTQDEIDNTQATTTGEIFASVPGVTMVGSNRVLGEAFNIRGIGTTENSSDGSRIIVNVDGMPKFYEQYRMGSFFSDPELYKQVEVLRGSASSTLYGAGAIGGVINFTTKDPSDFIQPGKTGAVKLKQSVTSNGTGTLSSGIIAHRVNESFEVLAAGNWRRSNNVTYANGNVSEGSAFNSLSGLVKGVVHFGDNDEQTVKASYQQLTSGADQMAYAQTGMVPGTPFGFADRYVTDKTAILEWSNPDSDNPWVDFNLSLSYSDTLNEQRNHRDVVDGPLTIGTPGDPRFGTFADTDYRYRTLQLKADNTVEWSSGDVENYFTFGLQASSQDRSVFFPAAPNVAFTTHPNGNEKKLGLFAQDELIWNDQLTITGGMRVDGHWVTSETPGIADKDGYALSPKLAALYEFNDHINVFGSVAHTERLPTIDELYSSSAASAPNPGNPAGSAGKSPSLDLRKEKANSIEAGFALSGYDLVTSGDTAAIKTTVFYNHISDMIASNANVAFGAPQPSYYGNINQAELYGLEIEAAYNSDYLFANLAYTFTIGNDLSTNTPLTTVPQNKVVATLGGRHPEWNLEAGVQVTLADVGRYIYPENGARGPQADGTAEAWQEVNLFASLKPETGPFTGTEVRFGVDNLFNADYRENLSTNRSGGRTFKLSLAKQFDY